A section of the Zygosaccharomyces rouxii strain CBS732 chromosome B complete sequence genome encodes:
- the CDC25 gene encoding Ras family guanine nucleotide exchange factor CDC25 (similar to uniprot|P04821 Saccharomyces cerevisiae YLR310C CDC25 Membrane bound guanine nucleotide exchange factor (GEF or GDP-release factor) indirectly regulates adenylate cyclase through activation of Ras1p and Ras2p by stimulating the exchange of GDP for GTP required for progression through G1), producing MPYSDPAIKDERTPLRAPALHSTKSSTSLGPSGGAGSTGGMGTTGLGSNISEESYPIQDVSPLDVVVVLFDFPPKRSSSSKSLLPLLQGDTVYVLGKTDNGWWDGIVIDSLGRVSRGWFPRNYARSLQHFPGHPSNAQVTAGGGSSSGMLQSQTQSQPMQGPSGRTAAAAALGSRVKKGPTTAVAMRQSTSSGSSRRDSLPAQAQAQTQASQAHAAQSRRPSVPVSVRPQIQNHTPSNSTAGSSSMSPTTSNLGIGNEDKISKPPQPKQRQKDKRSGSQQDHSETNEVTVLPLQEIEMIFNSLNVDFVPLWTPVPSTTGDRVLYYNKQLDIYCDQLPLLSNPPLENTTNFTSDDHLVDLNPKTVVGPASHNEKTFKVVSYSGRSTAASISNNKSSSLSSSSFKNDSSRPSIDSTNNNRNGSFSTPNYIPCHRVVSEGSGLQQQVGKPAGIPTVSQSMTSSALRKKPQFTQPAFQHGSHKRNARAILSEPELFYHHTMDVKVWPELRDTMLYYARKAHEMFLKDNRVDFGRYFQLVSTYTAYTQIACRLCSIQSQHKQHLKELKRLLKKIILSLSRLSINSSLYFLHSQRNSIRTQSTPRTSQSQTQLSDVAEKIMQRPSTSSSLSKDVTPYIHSINASSSEELPFPTSASYPMTNTQRNNSAATARTSIPSSADDGALERESSALMSNMFTGIDLEFSHFIRTLQMLYHLLQFSVARTDWIPQMFPRFFRGSFNGGSWTNPFSHPATSTTNGPVDVKRGGNEGGTNNSATTSTASAMGGFPQKVAEAIARAGGYDLNEMIDGAIWDSRSAPNRTFIKNQRVLQRSVFNRPSHHRTFSRAKAPKIVQYALNENTVNLMKKRFTALTSKFQTTELGNEEFYPEEEVKTKRKTLEIISQVYEEVSSTGMLEILENLNINIFVNLKNLLGDNKSDSEGEEFLKHQLSSISTLLTEFFDIKQAFHDIVISLVMSTQQITLSDPYVFCPMKSNFPVGYFEPGLSFAQVSKADKMAIDFYKYLVNQDVEVNGMKYLRATDDLNDASNNYREVAYLSCVIVEQLTRERENLLNYATRMMKSDLTAALLEGEQDKWFEDYSLFGLHGEDGESSVAAHSEDESEGTTVNSTEKDMPWFLMSDHEQELIYDQKGRIKGGTKDALIEYLTNPEVVDAWFNVTMLLTFKSMFSTREFLYTLIYRYNSYPPEGLSYDEYNLWIEKKLQPIKLRVISIMKSLFSHYWNPSYYDPGLASVLNFAQNACNEQVPGANELRIVIKDIMANNGRPKGDFEDLGEQIRSSPVSDTSSVRSALLSSSVAGSTSHSLHNFRKIKLLDIDPRTYASQLTIMEHNNYLRISIFECLDRAWGTKYGELGGSSNITKFIASANNLTNYVSYTIVKQPDAKMRARLIMYFITVAQYCRELHNFSSMTAIVSALCSSPIFRLKKTWPLVNKECKEFLDEMNTLMDSTKNFINYRELLRSLRDVACVPFFGVFLSDLTFICGGNPDFLFGSSDIVNFGKRARTVDILEGSMSFKKVYYKLKRYEDIQEILEESLCNVPHIEKQYETSLQIEPREEPSNRSTGHHDGSAKTGYGSHSINDNSSGKLLKLGKKKQSSRLFG from the coding sequence ATGCCTTATTCAGATCCAGCTATTAAGGATGAGCGAACACCCCTGAGGGCACCAGCGCTGCATTCAACAAAGTCTTCGACTTCGTTGGGACCTTCAGGTGGTGCAGGAAGTACCGGGGGTATGGGGACTACAGGATTGGGTTCAAACATTTCAGAAGAGTCTTATCCAATACAAGATGTTTCTCCATTAGATGTTGTTGTGGTGCTGTTTGATTTTCCACCGAAGAGAAGTTCAAGTTCAAAGAGTTTATTACCGCTTCTACAAGGTGATACGGTGTATGTGTTGGGCAAAACAGATAACGGTTGGTGGGATGGTATTGTAATTGATAGCTTAGGCCGTGTCAGCCGTGGATGGTTTCCTCGTAATTATGCTAGGTCATTACAACATTTTCCAGGACACCCCAGTAATGCGCAAGTGActgcaggtggtggtagtagtagtggcATGTTACAATCACAAACACAATCGCAGCCGATGCAGGGACCTAGCGGTAGAACTGCAGCAGCGGCAGCTTTGGGATCTCGCGTTAAAAAGGGGCCTACTACAGCTGTGGCCATGAGACAGAGTACTTCAAGTGGTAGTTCGAGACGGGATAGTTTGCCAGCGCAGGCGCAGGCTCAAACACAGGCCTCTCAAGCTCATGCTGCGCAGTCCCGTAGGCCTAGCGTCCCTGTTTCTGTAAGACctcaaattcaaaatcacACGCCTTCAAATTCGACGGCAGGTTCGTCGTCAATGTCTCCCACAACCTCTAACCTTGGTATTGGTAATGAGGACAAAATTTCTAAACCACCTCAACCAAAACAACGTCAAAAGGATAAACGATCTGGTTCACAGCAAGACCATTCTGAAACGAATGAAGTTACTGTTTTGCCACTACAAGAGATTGAGATGATATTCAACAGTTTAAACGTAGATTTTGTACCACTTTGGACACCAGTACCAAGCACTACAGGCGATAGAGTTTTGTATTACAACAAACAACTAGACATTTATTGTGATCAGTTACCTCTTTTATCAAACCCGCCACTGGAGAATACTACTAATTTTACGAGTGATGATCATCTAGTAGATTTGAATCCGAAAACGGTAGTGGGGCCAGCTTCTCATAATGAAAAAACTTTTAAGGTGGTTTCATATTCTGGTAGAAGTACCGCAGCTTCCATTAGTAACAACAAATCCTCTTCATTgtcctcttcatcatttaaAAACGATTCTTCAAGACCCAGTATCGATTCTACAAATAATAACCGTAACGGATCCTTTTCTACACCAAATTATATACCATGTCATCGCGTGGTGTCTGAGGGATCCGGTTTGCAGCAACAAGTGGGAAAGCCGGCTGGAATACCTACTGTTTCACAATCAATGACTTCTTCAGCCTTGCGGAAAAAACCACAATTCACGCAACCCGCCTTCCAGCATGGATCGCATAAGAGGAACGCTAGAGCCATTTTATCAGAACCGGAATTGTTCTATCATCATACTATGGATGTCAAAGTTTGGCCAGAATTGCGTGACACTATGCTTTATTATGCTCGTAAAGCTCATGAGATGTTCTTAAAAGACAACAGGGTCGATTTTGGAAGATATTTCCAGCTGGTTTCCACTTATACTGCTTATACTCAAATAGCCTGTAGATTGTGTTCTATCCAATCTCAGCATAAGcaacatttgaaagaattgaaacgtttgttgaaaaaaattatacTTTCCTTGTCTCGATTGAGTATTAATTCGAGTCTGTATTTCCTGCATTCACAACGTAACTCGATCCGGACCCAAAGTACTCCTCGTACTTCTCAATCACAAACACAATTATCCGACGTTGCAGAAAAGATCATGCAACGTCCCTCAACAAGTTCTAGTTTGTCTAAGGATGTTACTCCTTATATTCATTCTATTAATGCATCAAGTTCAGAAGAGTTACCTTTTCCTACTAGCGCTTCTTATCCGATGACAAACACTCAAAGAAACAACTCTGCGGCAACAGCACGTACATCTATCCCCAGTTCAGCAGATGATGGTGCCTTAGAGAGAGAGAGTTCAGCCTTAATGAGTAACATGTTCACTGGTATAGACCTTGAGTTCAGCCATTTTATCAGGACTTTACAAATGTTATATCACCTATTGCAATTTTCAGTGGCCCGTACGGATTGGATTCCCCAGATGTTTCCACGCTTTTTCAGAGGCTCCTTCAATGGTGGATCGTGGACAAACCCTTTTAGTCATCCGGCTACATCAACTACAAATGGTCCTGTTGACGTTAAAAGAGGTGGTAATGAAGGTGGTACAAATAATTCCGCAACTACCTCGACAGCTAGCGCAATGGGTGGGTTTCCTCAAAAGGTCGCCGAAGCTATTGCACGCGCTGGTGGCTACGATTTAAATGAGATGATAGACGGAGCAATATGGGATTCAAGATCTGCTCCCAACAGAACTTTCATAAAAAATCAACGGGTTTTACAAAGAAGTGTTTTCAATAGACCATCACATCATCGAACTTTCTCTAGAGCTAAAGCACCGAAGATCGTTCAATATGCCCTTAATGAAAATACtgtgaatttgatgaagaagcgATTTACAGCATTGACATCCAAATTCCAGACAACAGAGTTAGGAAACGAAGAATTTTATCCCGAAGAAGAGGTCAAAACTAAAAGAAAGACGTTAGAAATTATATCTCAGGTCTACGAGGAAGTCAGTTCTACTGGAATGttagaaattttggaaaacttaAATATAAACATTTTtgtgaatttgaagaatcttCTAGGGGATAACAAATCTGATTCAGAAGGCGAAGAGTTCTTGAAACATCAACTTTCCTCGATTTCCACATTGTTAACTGAATTTTTCGATATCAAACAAGCCTTCCATGATATCGTCATTTCGCTTGTGATGAGTACTCAACAAATTACTTTGAGTGACCCTTACGTCTTTTGCCCTATGAAGTCTAATTTTCCCGTTGGATATTTCGAACCAGGCCTCAGTTTCGCTCAAGTCAGTAAAGCTGATAAGATGGCAATTGATTTTTATAAGTATTTGGTAAATCAAGATGTTGAAGTTAATGGAATGAAATATCTGAGAGCCACCGATGATTTGAATGACGCATCTAACAATTATAGAGAGGTTGCTTATCTGTCTTGTGTCATTGTGGAACAATTGACACGGGAAAGGGAAAATTTACTTAACTATGCTACaaggatgatgaagagtgATTTAACTGCAGCTTTGCTCGAGGGTGAGCAAGATAAATGGTTTGAGGACTATTCTCTGTTTGGTCTTCACGGTGAAGATGGCGAAAGTTCTGTGGCTGCTcattctgaagatgaaagtgaagGAACCACAGTTAACAGTACAGAAAAGGATATGCCATGGTTTTTAATGTCAGATcatgaacaagaattgatttatGATCAAAAGGGAAGGATCAAAGGTGGAACAAAGGACGCCTTGATCGAATACTTAACTAATCCAGAAGTGGTAGATGCATGGTTTAATGTCACCATGCTACTTACTTTTAAAAGCATGTTCAGCacaagagaatttttgTACACCCTAATTTATCGATACAACTCCTACCCACCCGAGGGCTTAAGTTACGATGAGTACAATTTAtggattgaaaagaagttgCAACCAATTAAGCTCCGAGTTATCAGCATCATGAAGTCGCTTTTCTCCCATTACTGGAACCCAAGCTACTATGATCCAGGCCTGGCATCTGTTTTGAATTTTGCTCAAAATGCATGTAATGAACAAGTTCCAGGTGCCAATGAGCTTAGAATTGTAATCAAGGACATTATGGCGAACAATGGGAGACCAAAGGGTGATTTCGAGGACCTCGGTGAGCAGATTCGTAGTAGTCCCGTATCTGATACAAGCTCGGTGAGAAGCGCTCTTCTTTCAAGTTCAGTGGCAGGTTCCACTTCTCATTCTTTACACAACTTCAGGAAGATAAAGCTACTCGATATCGACCCTCGTACTTATGCTTCTCAATTGACTATTATGGAGCATAACAACTACCTTCGCATATCAATCTTCGAGTGTTTGGACAGAGCTTGGGGTACGAAATATGGAGAACTGGGAGGTTCCTCCAATATAACTAAATTTATCGCTAGCGCGAATAATTTAACGAATTACGTTTCATACACTATTGTCAAACAACCTGATGCCAAAATGCGTGCGAGACTTATAATGTATTTCATTACGGTGGCCCAGTACTGTCGAGAATTACACAacttttcttcaatgacAGCCATTGTTTCAGCACTGTGTTCTTCGCCAATTTTCCGTTTGAAGAAAACATGGCCATTGGTCAATAAAGAATGCAAGGAGTTTTTAGATGAGATGAATACCCTAATGGACTCCACTAAGAACTTCATTAATTACAGAGAACTTTTGAGATCTCTGAGGGATGTGGCTTGTGTTCCTTTCTTCGGCGTGTTTTTGTCAGATTTAACATTTATCTGTGGTGGTAATCCTGATTTCCTTTTCGGATCATCTGATATTGTTAATTTCGGTAAGCGTGCTCGTACTGTAGACATTTTGGAAGGTAGTATGAGTTTTAAGAAAGTTTACtataaattgaaaaggtaCGAAGAtatccaagaaattttagagGAGTCTTTATGCAACGTTCCTCACATTGAAAAGCAGTACGAAACATCATTACAAATTGAACCTAGGGAGGAACCTTCTAATCGTTCTACAGGTCATCATGATGGCTCAGCTAAAACAGGTTATGGATCTCATTCTATTAATGATAATTCTTCTGGTAAGCTTTTAAAATTGGGTAAAAAGAAACAGTCATCAAGACTGTTTGGTTAA
- a CDS encoding uncharacterized protein (highly similar to uniprot|P29055 Saccharomyces cerevisiae YPR086W SUA7 Transcription factor TFIIB a general transcription factor required for transcription initiation and start site selection by RNA polymerase II): protein MSAPAPVLARERNIRKGPNLNIVLTCPECKVYPPKIVERFSEGDVVCALCGLVLSDRLVDTRSEWRTFSNDDQNGDDPSRVGEASNPLLDGNSLSTRIGSAEGSDARTTRDLNRAQGKNVMDKKDNELQAVFAKLTMLCDAAELPKIVKDCAKEAYKLCYDEKALKGKSTESIMASAILIGCRRAEVARTLREIQSIIHVKTKEFGKSLGIMKGILREKSSDGIIKIDTNNMSGAQNLPYIPRFCSHLGLPMQVTTASEYTARKCKEIEEIAGKSPITIAVVSIYLNILLFKLPVSAAKVGQILQVTEGTIKSGYKILYEYKERVVDPQLIKNGVVSLDNLPKVDKDKNTKTEKKRE from the coding sequence CCAGAGTGTAAAGTCTATCCACCCAAGATCGTCGAAAGATTTAGTGAAGGTGATGTTGTATGTGCATTGTGTGGTTTAGTTCTATCCGATAGGTTGGTTGACACTCGTTCGGAATGGCGTACATTTTCCAACGATGATCAAAACGGTGATGATCCAAGTCGTGTTGGTGAAGCTTCAAATCCTTTATTAGATGGTAACTCTCTATCTACAAGAATCGGATCGGCCGAAGGCAGTGATGCTAGGACTACAAGAGATCTAAATAGAGCACAAGGTAAAAATGTCATGGATAAAAAGGACAACGAATTACAAGCTGTGTTTGCTAAGCTTACCATGTTATGCGATGCGGCAGAATTACCAAAGATCGTTAAGGATTGTGCTAAGGAAGCATATAAGTTATGTTATGACGAAAAGGCATTAAAGGGTAAGTCAACAGAATCTATTATGGCATCTGCGATTTTAATTGGATGTCGACGTGCTGAAGTCGCCAGAACTCTTCGAGAAATTCAATCGATTATTCATGTCAAGaccaaagaatttggtaaatcCTTGGGGATCATGAAAGGAATTCTTAGAGAAAAATCCTCGGATGGTAtcattaaaattgataCTAATAATATGAGTGGTGCCCAAAACTTGCCATATATCCCTCGTTTCTGTTCGCATTTGGGTCTACCGATGCAGGTCACTACTGCATCAGAATATACTGCTCGTAAATGTAAGGAAATCGAAGAAATTGCCGGTAAAAGTCCAATTACTATCGCTGTGGTTTCCATATATTTAAACATTTTACTGTTCAAATTACCAGTATCTGCAGCTAAAGTCGGtcaaattttacaagttaCTGAAGGTACCATTAAATCTGGTTACAAAATTCTCTACGAATACAAGGAAAGGGTGGTGGATCCACAACTGATTAAAAACGGAGTTGTTTCTCTGGATAATCTGCCTAAAGTTGACAAGGacaaaaatacaaaaacTGAGAAGAAGCGGGAATGA